From one Nonomuraea polychroma genomic stretch:
- a CDS encoding Fur family transcriptional regulator yields MTTRRDAVHDTLRRSEGFRSAQDVYAEMRLHGAKIGLTTVYRALQALADRGEVDVLRTDEGESVYRACASEAHHHHLVCRRCGRTVEVAGPAVERWAEAVGGEHGFTEITHTVEVFGTCSSCSSAPAKSG; encoded by the coding sequence ATGACGACGAGGCGCGATGCCGTGCACGACACCCTCCGCAGGAGCGAGGGTTTCCGCAGCGCGCAGGACGTCTATGCCGAGATGCGCCTGCACGGCGCCAAGATCGGCCTGACCACCGTCTACCGGGCTCTGCAGGCGCTGGCCGACAGGGGCGAGGTCGATGTGCTCCGCACCGACGAGGGCGAGTCCGTCTACCGCGCGTGCGCCAGTGAGGCCCATCACCACCACCTGGTGTGCCGCCGCTGCGGGCGCACCGTCGAGGTGGCCGGGCCCGCGGTCGAGCGCTGGGCCGAAGCGGTCGGCGGTGAGCACGGCTTCACCGAGATCACTCACACGGTCGAGGTCTTCGGCACCTGCTCCTCATGCTCCTCGGCGCCGGCCAAGAGCGGCTGA